cGAAATGGGGACTTTGGGCAGACGAAAGACtggtatttttccctatataaagtagtattcaaatttggcgaaattccaatttagcgatGGTTTCGGCAGACTAATAGGATCGCTAAATCTGGGGGCTTACTGcacatagatatagatatacagTCATACCTCACCGAACATGAAACTCGTGCATacacgaatcggtaaaatatCCCATATTTCGCCAAGCACAATTTGtggtctccatttgaatctcccgctggtTCTGGTGGATGCACTTGACCTCCCCCCTCAAGCGTTTTGGACTCTTTGTAATTTGCTGAAAGTCATGGAAGATGCAACATCCCTCTTCACTGAAACAGATCCCATCCTGGAGAGGAGCATTAAGTTCAAGAGGGGTGTTGAGGAGCTTCTTTTGGCCTGGAAGGAGACCTTATGCCATATGGAAGCATCTGccagtcagaggcccatcacttcatatttcaagccctctccaaccagcaaataaactaaaggtactagtactataattaaataaaatgtgtgcttCATACTtcatgtattgtttttttttttcagcctatAGGGGTAAAAAAAATTTGGGGGGGGAGAATCTGGGAACGTAACCCTCATTTTCCCATAGAGCCTATTATTCGCCAAACACGAATCTCGCCGTACACGACAAGCTCAGGAACATAACTGTCGTGTTGGGCGAGGTATGactgtattgattttttttcctagcctaacagtgaaaaatagttcaattgtttgtttacatttctctgggactgcaacactccaaggcagaacttccaaggaacaactggccaagataagcagctctgttgtttatgagtggacaaaactgtctgaagagtttcttatagggagcattaaaggccaaaaatagcaacggctTGCTAGGGATGAAGGGGCTggcatgtttgtttacagttgacaaacaagacaaaggtggaagcgagcttgtgtgtgacgaccaGCGTCAACAAAAGTTGACAGGAAAAGTTAACgtaaaagtgctagtgtgacacacAGGGTAGCGTCAGTTTACAATTCCACCTTGCGGGTTGGCAGCTGATTTGACTGGGTGGGTGGCGCACGAGATGTGAATGTCGCATTGGCAAGTCAGTCGTtcaaaccttgaggattgggtattaactgagttcgaattggcgataattcgaaCCATGAACGGTCGAATCACGAGAatcccctgtatatatatatatatatatatatatatatatatatatatatatatatatatatatatatatggagactagtccgttcatccaaagaatccaggccgaaactgctagttcggttggcagccctgcccactcctgccgccactaaaccttcccgacacttaaattttcttcaagtacatttatttttcttcttttaactcaatagatatacaagtttatagcttgaagaaaaatagatgtacttgaagaaaatttaagtgtcgggaaggttcagtggcggcgggggtgggcagagctgccaaccgaactagcagtttcggcctggattctttggatgaacggactttaGACATCACAAGCATAGCTCTTTTTCCTGTatattacaactaggtaaatacacacttacAAGCCCAACAGTAGTCTTCTGCTTCAAAGGCTCCAGGGGCACAGACACAGACGCTTTCTGTGTCATTGGAGCATACAGTATATTTTGTCAAAGTGCACTGAGTGTCTACAGCACAGGCCTCCCACTTTGCTGCCGCAGCTTGGGAAGAGAAGATTTAAAAAATGTGAGGCAGTAGGGAACGTCTGCAGCACAAGATTCTGTTAACTCATTAGGGAACATAAGTGATGTCTTTTTCTAGTTATATTAAATATGCTCAGatatagatttatttatttatttgtttgtttgtttttattgacaACATTTGACAAGAATTTAggctataattttttttttttatgacaagACACCCCTTTGCATCAAATTGCCTACATGAAGCAAATTACTTTCATCATGGAGAGGAGAATATACATGGAATGAGGTTTACTCACTGTACAAGCAAGTATTGTTGGTGAAGTCAGGAGTAAGGCCATAGATGCACTGGCAGGTGCCTGCAGAACAAACTGTGTCACTTACTGCTTCCTGACATTGCTCATCACTACTGCAGGACTCTCCAAGGTTATCTGTTGGATGGTGGCAGTAGGATTGATCATtcataagaacatgaaaaaggaaaagggaagctgcaagaagctgtTAGGACTGTACATAGCAGTCCTCGTATGAAACATAACTAAATATATCTGCTTATCATTATCCATTAATCTAATATTCTTTTAAGGCTCCTGAATGATTCAGATGTAATAGTTAGAGGCTGTCTAATGATAATGTGCTGAAACTTTTGTGAGGTATTCTAGAGGAAGTCACAGGGCAATGTAGAGTTCGGAGATACATTAATACTGTTTGCATTGTTTGTTGATTTCTCATCGTGAAGTAACTGTCTAAGTTAACTCAAATCAGCCGTAAGACATGTATTAAATGATATTCTTCTTTATGGGATGGGGACAAAGTGAGACTGGATCTTTATGAAAAACTTGTGTGACATTGCAGATGCACTGTCGTGTGACTTTCAAAAATGTTTGGTGTGTACTAGAACCACACAGTTTCTCATGACTGTTGCCAActtcacagacaagagacagTGTCATGTGAAGCTCGACTTGCTGCATAAAACTTCAGGATGCTACTGCTCCAGTCCTTACATCTTTGCAACTCATCTTGCATGTCCTCACTTtgcattttcctgttttcacattggcattctctctctctctctctctctctctctctctctctctctctctctctctctctctctctctctctctctctctctctctctctctctctctcttacacaccaTATTATTACATGTACTATTTATAATATATTTGACTTCACCATTGTATCTATTCCACCCTCCTGCCTCATCACTCACAGATTGTACAGGTCCCTTTGTCATCAGGAAAGGCTGGAGCCGCACAGCTACAGGTGCCCTCCACGCAGGCAGCATGTGATATTCCAGCACAAAGAGAGTCATCTCTGCATGCCTCACCCAGCAACCTGTAGGCTTTAAAGGAAACAGTGGCTTTACAAGTTgtcaagagagggagagaaattagCAAAAATTTTCTTGAAGGAAAGCTGAACAAATGAAGGGAACTAAGTTATTATAGAAAGTGGAAAAATAAGGATGAACATCAGCTTACCAGTATAGAGTCGTGTCTTAGCATCAGCAATGGTGTGGGTGATAGAAGAATAGGTGGTGCATAGGctggaggtggtgagggtgtaGTCGAGGCAGTtcttgatgctacagatggCACCGCACTCTATGTTTGTTTTTACCTGTGGAAACATTTGATTGCCTGGGTGAAGGTTTAAGAGATGAGATATTGGTTAGTTCTACTAGCAATATTGCTCTTTTACGTAAGATGCAAGACTGCTAGGAAACCACGGTCTGTTTACACAAGTAGAGAGCAAGCCAAATGAAGAATGATTGTTACATTAAAAAGCTATTACAGTCAACTCTTGATTAATGTGAGTTTGAATAGCGTGATTTTAATCTAACCTGACTAGATATTAAAGGAGATATGATTAAATAAtgtgatttatttgatttagtGTGGGTTAACTCAACTCAATGatatcacacacacccacactgctTCTGGGGGAACTGCACTGAGATGCTCTTGGCTGAATTCTTAACCAAtaccttcctcctttatcagttGAGGGATACCATCGTGGAGAAATCAGTATTGTTAAGAGTGAATGCTGCTTTCCCATCAAGCGATAAAGGCATATAACAAGTTGTATGTCTTTATCGCTTGATAAGTACCCATTTATGTAGATAGCTGATGGACTGACCTCTTCCAATAGCTTGCACAACTGAAGGAGGTGGCAATTCTCTCCATGTTAAGGCCACACTGTATGGCTACCTGTGGTTTTATTTAGAAGCACTTTTTCCTTACTCAACAAATTTATTGATAAATCATGGTCTGCAGCAGTAATAGAGCTAGCTGGTTCTCTTTGTAAAATTTTCCATGTTGCCTGTGGTGGAACGGTGAGACAGTGTGGTATGGACTGTGTGGCTCAGTCAGCTGAGGTGATGGTAAACAAACACTGCTACCAAGCACCATCAAATTATGCtcattgtttatttcattaaatGTATCAATAATGAATGTATGAATATATGGGATAATGTTCCTGGCATATAAAATCATATGACACATCATATTGAATAATAATTTTCTAAAATTACCAGACAAAGAACATGCACAGGTGAGaacatgtgtttttattgtttccgtgACCTAGTGAtgtactaatatttttttctcaaggtTTCACTAACAAAATCCCAAAAATAGGCTGACGTTCCCAGTGGCCAGGAACATAAcctccattattatcattgttttctgttGCAAAATTACGTTTGAATAACACAATTTCGAATTACACATCTCCTGGAATGTAACCTTTGCATTAATCGAGAGTTGACTGTCCATGTCTGAATCTCACCATTTCCTTTTTAATGATTAAAACagtaaggatgaagagaaatgtaaaaagaacTTTACCTTTTTGGACACCAATACTGTCCCTATTTCCACTTTTGTGTTGTCCCATTTGGTGAACTTCCTACTGGGTATGGTACTCAATACTGGTGGCACCATTGCCATCATacatattatcattaccacctgACTCATCTGAAACATTGAAGGGTGTGTCAGTACAGTGGTACTTTGACATATGAACTTAATTTGTTCTGTGACAATCATTGTATATCCAAAAAATTGTTTATCAAATCAacttttcccatagaaattaatggaaatagaattaatttgttcttgtgatatgaatttaccacCCCCcacaaaaaattaacatgcttcaaatactaaccaaatatagatttaatataagataaatacaatgtttattgtatgcatgatataaatgaactatattgcccaaaataacaacttaacccgcaaaactcggGACGCATTGAgagacgttcatcacgcaagactgggggcacgtcgatagatgtttaggctttttacggctacATTTtagctattttcttcccgttttctttgcttgtgagctggcaacactcatcaggagtaaacatatgctacaAGTCACTGTCACCAACAATGGATGGTGGGaacgacagtgatttcactgtgtctgattccacTACCTCCagcgcgccttacttctatacctcaggTCTCTCGCTATGTtatggggagacaacttttgaatgagagtggtatcagaacaggagagagagagagagagagagagagagagagagagagagagagagagagagacataaggggcctgttttctatcgctctagccaaggccgctgaacccaaTCAGACACAAGGCCACATACAccaatgataccacctcattcaacctgtgatattttggtaaccatgacatctagagacttctgtttttttgcattgcaaagaggaagagttgcttgtgggcagaacatcaTTTGttctcactcatttattgaatttctaagtgtaatcagtatgtaaatacaggctattttgtgtgtttcttattgaacttttacttttgggactcaTGATCACAGGATCTTGAGTTCaacaaacttaagaaaaaatacatgctacctaggagcacagacacatacatgcagaaaggatgaacaacgatacttAACGCGGGCTGGATGTTCGGGTGGACGCGGGTATCCGAGAGATCGCTGTGCCACCTGCcaatggctattcgtatcttaaaaatatctttgaATTTCAATgcataaattaaattaaattttttgtcgtatatcaaaaaaattgtatgttggggtGATCGTATCtcaagtattactgtatatatatttctgcaacttattactgtgtgtgtccttttttttttttttatgcaagaggaaaaagttgacCAAGGGTGACACAGTAAAAAATGAAGGCCCACTTATTTGCATTTTCCTCAAGtcaggtatcgaggcatttgcttccTAACTTTGGCTGATGCTTTTCCCATtatagagagccagcactcaagtgggcatttctttttttttcttcttttttgcccttggctggctctttCCCCTTCATAGaaaatacatatacagtatacaGGCTCTGccctctggccattattcttggcTAGGCTCATTCTCTGATGTACTACCAATTAACAATAGTCTCATAAATAATCTTTGAAAACACACTTATAGCTATATGAATGAAG
The window above is part of the Portunus trituberculatus isolate SZX2019 chromosome 31, ASM1759143v1, whole genome shotgun sequence genome. Proteins encoded here:
- the LOC123511325 gene encoding uncharacterized protein LOC123511325 isoform X2, giving the protein MLEMSQVVMIICMMAMVPPVLSTIPSRKFTKWDNTKVEIGTVLVSKKVKTNIECGAICSIKNCLDYTLTTSSLCTTYSSITHTIADAKTRLYTAYRLLGEACRDDSLCAGISHAACVEGTCSCAAPAFPDDKGTCTIYNLGESCSSDEQCQEAVSDTVCSAGTCQCIYGLTPDFTNNTCLYTAAAKWEACAVDTQCTLTKYTVCSNDTESVCVCAPGAFEAEDYCWA
- the LOC123511325 gene encoding uncharacterized protein LOC123511325 isoform X3 — protein: MCYVPTITSRSSEQMSQVVMIICMMAMVPPVLSTIPSRKFTKWDNTKVEIGTVLVSKKVKTNIECGAICSIKNCLDYTLTTSSLCTTYSSITHTIADAKTRLYTAYRLLGEACRDDSLCAGISHAACVEGTCSCAAPAFPDDKGTCTICTCQCIYGLTPDFTNNTCLYTAAAKWEACAVDTQCTLTKYTVCSNDTESVCVCAPGAFEAEDYCWA
- the LOC123511325 gene encoding uncharacterized protein LOC123511325 isoform X1 produces the protein MCYVPTITSRSSEQMSQVVMIICMMAMVPPVLSTIPSRKFTKWDNTKVEIGTVLVSKKVKTNIECGAICSIKNCLDYTLTTSSLCTTYSSITHTIADAKTRLYTAYRLLGEACRDDSLCAGISHAACVEGTCSCAAPAFPDDKGTCTIYNLGESCSSDEQCQEAVSDTVCSAGTCQCIYGLTPDFTNNTCLYTAAAKWEACAVDTQCTLTKYTVCSNDTESVCVCAPGAFEAEDYCWA